In Festucalex cinctus isolate MCC-2025b chromosome 17, RoL_Fcin_1.0, whole genome shotgun sequence, the genomic stretch gttgggtcaaattaacccacaaaataagcaaaccaatgcattgttgttgtttttttgtgggttatttaacTTGACCCAACAATTTggattaaataacaaaaaaatgggtcagttcatttttgaccaaattcaattgggttattcaattaaccccaaaaaatgggtcgaaaccaaaacatgaccTGTATTGTGGATTGTTAATCtgttgaataactaaaaaaagaagagaatttttttatttatttttttacccaatttgggctattttttgacccaattgtttTTATAGTGTAGAAGTCCTCTGTCAATTGGCTAACTGGAAGAAtgggtcagttcatttttgacaatattcaattgggttattcagttAACTCAAAGTTGGGTGAAATGAATAactcataaaacaaacaacccAATTCATTGGGTTGCTTGGTGGGTTAttttatttgacccaacattttggataaaataacaaaaaaaatgggtcagttcatttttgaccaaattcaattgggttattcaattaaccccaaAAAATGGGTCGAAACCAAAACATAACCTGTATTGTGGATTGTTAATCtgttgaataactaaaaaaagaagagaatttttattttattttttacccaatttgggctattttttgacccaattgtttTTATAGTGTAGAAGTCCTCTGTCAATTGGCTAACTGGAAgacaagatggcccccgctgcAACTTTGCGACCTGCGGCGCTCATTTGGCAGCGCGGCATGCAGGACAACGTGTTTAATGTGGTTCAGCGGGCCGCCAGCTTTAAACAGAACCACCTCGAGCcgcgcgccgccgccgccgccgccgcagactACTCGCAAAAGACGCCGTCGCCGACTTTCCttcgcttttgtttttgttaggcAGTGCCAGTCTGCGAAGTGTCTTGGCTCCAGACTCAACAGAACACACATGCTGCGGCCCGGGGCGGGCAAAGGGAACATCTGTTGTGGTCAGCGGCCGTGTGGCGAGCGCTTTCGTTTGGACGCGACGGCTTGCGGCGGCACAATGGCTTAGCGGTCGCACGGAATGCCGGCACTCTGCGGTCGGGGTTTACCTAGCTTGCCCTCGTCATTCACCAGGCTACAATTTAATTAGCTGTAAAAGGCACTTATTGCATTGTCTTGACGGGGCAGTGGAATTTACAGCAACTTTTTCCTTCTTCATTCCAGTGTTAGCTTTTGAGTGATGGTGCCGTCAAAAGACGCCTTTCATGTTTAGCTTTTGGGTCTGGAAAAAGATGCGGACATGTTCCCTTGGAGCACAATACTTGGCTCGAAATGGTACATTAGCGTAGATAATATACTCTGAAGGGCAGAAATTCACTCTTAGAAGTCAATTTGTGTTCCTTAAAGTACAATCTACAACCAGcagtcagcaacctttactgtcaaaagagccattttaggccaaattaataacaacaacaaaaattgtgtGGAGCCGCAAAATCATTGAACATTGTGACAAACGAAACGGTGTGTTAGTGTTAACCAAATATATGCAGCCTCCAATACTTTAAGATTCTATCTTTCATTTTctattttggatttatttatttattatatttttcaacttttttgcctttgtcaaatttctgacatttttggcaattttacatacgataattttctgcttttttttggacattttaggactgttttttgccatttttttctgccttttttgtaatcaattttcagacatttttggcagttttgtggacattttacgcTAATTTATGgaatttattcttttatttaaatttgtccaagcattttatagttactttttgaacgttttcttttttgacttcattgtttgtttgtttttttacgatttttccGACCTTTGGGGcaaatttcaaaaataattttctgcctttcttcattgtttttaaaaccttttatggttatttttttcaacgttttcttttttttaaaacataaacattTTGACCTGTTTGGCAAttttctgttcattttatgTTAATTTAGGACATTCCTTCTTTGATTTAAATATGTCCAaacattttatagttttttttttgtgttttttttttgtttttttcatttctgactttttttttcttcttttttttaatgatttttctgactttttggacAATTCCAAagtcattttatggtaattttctccctttctttgtttttggacattttagggttatttttttaacatattcctttctgccttttttaaaatacactTTCTGACCTTTTTGGAAATTTcgtgtacattttatggtaattttctgcttttcctctttctttttggacatttttgttttgttttgttttgtttttttgttttttttacattttcatctctctttttctgacaacttacaaatgtggacttttttttttaagtagcctattcattttttatctaaaatattgaaataaatatgcaaaaaaaaaaaaattgtactttccagcaaaaaactcaaatatcaaGGGTCCAAAGACAAAGCCAACTGTCAGAAAAAGCACAACTTAAAATATTTAGTTTAACTGCCTAATTTATGATTGTATAGATTTAAgtttgttgccatgacaaccgcTTCATCTGAAGTTGTAGTCTCAAGATGTTTGGGCACCGGCTTCGTCTTtccttttctccccccccccccccttttttttttttttttgctttctttttctCCCGTCTTGCCCGCTCTTCCCCTTTTGGCTGTTGTGCCACTGCCGAGACGGCAACAGTGACTCTATTGTGAACGATGGGAATTGGGCAGCGGGCCAATGATGTCATCCTGCCATAGGGAAGACCAGCGGGAACGCCCTCCCGGCGTTTCGGAATGCACTATTTTTTCCTGTTGTTTTCCGGAAGGCGGTGATCAGTTTAATTCCACCCTCATCACTTCCCTGCTCCAGGGCGAGGGGGGTGACGaggtagggggggggggcataatgAGTAAAAGGATTGGGGGGGCGGGGGCAACGTCTTTGCTCCTTAAAAGCAGGATGCGACCATTGAACGAAAGTGGCATGGTtcgtttttttggtgtgtttttttttttttttttttttgtttaattttcattttgtgaGATGTGAGTAATGGAATGTCGTGAGGTCACACCGGCTCGTAGTCGCCGGGTATCATTACAGAAGAATAGCGGCAATTCATCAAGCAAAAGGGGCGACTGGCTCACAAAACACGAATACTCATTCACAGTACAACCCCTTCGGCCAAAAGGAGATAATTGCGCATATACcttagaaattaacagaaaCAATATGAGGTCATTTGACCTTGAACTGCTAATTCATTTTGGAGAGCGTCGAAGCACATCTTTTATTGGTCTATAGACAattcttgtcatttttcagCAAAATTTTGTGTGACACAAAATTATCGTCGTTAACAGTTTATCAGTGCGGGCTAATGTTAGCTTTTTAGCATCTACGTTAGGCAGACTCCGAAACAGCTGTGTAAACTAAtggtccccaaaaaaaaatatcgtatCAGTCCTccgtttttgcttttgtttgttccaATGTTGTCATCAAAAATATTGCTTAACATGAAAACGGTCtatggcgcaaaaaaaaaaaaaaaaaaggtgtaattGCACTCCAAAACTGCAGGGGAGCCGATGAGCAAGATAAACAAGCAATGCTACCTGATTGTGTCGTTCAAATGACTTGCATATCGTCGGCGCCGAGCGGAAATGACGtatgtccaaatattttttcacTTACTGATACAATTCATCTTTGTTCACATTTTCAGTTCTTTTTCCACGTTATCAACcaattgaaaatgttgaaaatagtTTTAACACGTGCAagattgaaaatgtattttttattttattttattttttacacaatagAATGAAAAAAGGTAAGATACTTTGAGTAGCTAtgttttgttcaaaatgtaagGTCAATTTTCGTGGAGATTAATATATGAATaatctttgtttttaatgcaccaATCATGGCACTAAGACTTTTTAAAAAGAGTTTGAGAAAATTATCTTAACACATTCGTTTTCTTTTGTAAGGTATTCAAGCATTTTTCGTGCAGACCTTGATAGACAATTTTCAGTACCATTTTAATCATTGAATTGGGATTTTCTGACGATTAATCAAGTGTTACCGTCTGAGGGCGACTGTTTCTGCtcaaatgttgactttttcttgacatttttgcttggttaactcattcactcccaaagacgtatttacacgtttttaagttgttgtttttttttcattaatgaaacagatgaagcacactttttttttttttttttaataactaccatcgctttaagcttccacttcaggtcagaaactgcatcaaagccttcatacaaaaactctagcaagcaaaaacctaaaaaacgtataaataagtctttgggagtgaatgagttaatagtcttTATTGTGAACTGGCGCATTCGTTCATTTCGTGTACGTCAAATGAATTTATCATCTTTTCCACTCTAAAAGCGACTAGTAAAAATGtggtcgtagtagtagtaggaggacgaggaggaggaggaatcgGGCTgatgattgttgtttttaattcgcCGATCTCGCATGTGATTGATTGTGCGTGAAatccaaagtaaaaataaaaaaacgacaaggCGAACGCGCGCGCGCCAACGAGCCGTCTAAGACGCGATTACTGGGAAGCGCAACTCGCCGTTTTCTCCATCACGACGGCATGGAAACTAAACAAACGATGCCACGCTTTTGGAGACGATTGCATCAGGCTGGCGGAGGTCTTTCAACGAGTTGGACACGCGTTTTAATCGCCTGCTTGTCATCgtaaaactggaaaaaaaaaaaaaaagactttgatgGTGTTTACTGgctattttgcaaaaaaataaataacttagcgatcatttttttagggggagagaaaaatgtagaagggGCTTCAAAAGTAGCGTTAACGGGAGACAGATTTTTGACACGCTTCCCGAGCCATCTGCTTCGGGTTAAACGCTCCGAGACGAAAATGGGGGAGAGAGAAAAGAAGTGGAGAACATGCAGAGGGCAATGGGGAGAATCGGGAGAATGCGATATTGACAGGCACTGGTGGAAAGATATTTGGTTGTGCtcggagtctttttttttttttttttttttttttaatgtttggaaTTGTTGTGGTACACAGAAAAAGATGAAGAATTCCACCATGGctgcaatacaaaaataaagacaaactgcttgtttgtttgtttttctctgcaTGCAGAGCCAAACTGCTCTGAATCAGTGGCAGGGCAGCTtgttcatgttgaaaaaaaaccctaggtatcggtacggtatcggccgatactgcaaaattGGGTATTGGAATCAGTAGcggaagccaaaaaaaaaaaaaaaaacaatgcatcgGAAGAACTCtaatcagtacttggtatcggtatcagtgactactcaagagttgagtactcatattGGTATCGGTCTAAAAAGATGTGGTATCGAACATTCATAAATATAAGCATGATTAAACACGTTGTAagatacttgaaaaaaaatctgttttttagtaattttttgggagtttttttgaagtatttcttttaattgtatgttttattgaattttattgtctgtttttctgagtattttttttcctttttttccccatttattcaaaataattttctcttctttctgaatgtttcttttcccctttttttctcctgagaaatctttttttgtgtttatctgTAATTTTCCCCTATTTTTCTGAATGTATTtctgttcatatatatatattttttttttgaatagtttttctgattttcctcttgttttctaattatttttttttgtttttgctgtttttctattttattttatttttttgctgtttttctgaggaaaaaaatagcttGTTTTTGTGAATTTATAGCAACAAAATTCCTCAAATGTTTGATTGTGCAGCACATGAGTAATTAGGAGACTAACTATAACTTTCAACTTAGAATTTCTTATCTTCGaatctgatgatttttttttttgtaattattatgacGATGAAATGTTTGCAACTCcttctccaagctgtcagtctCCCTCCCCACCCGCCTGTGCCATTCTACCAATCCCCAGTGGGCATAGCCAGCCAGTCTGGCCAGGCCTGCCCCTTGCTGTGCCCCCGTGCTGGATAAGCCCCTGCCTGGACCTTGGGTAGAGCCCTTTGTATGGAGCCGTAGGGGTgttagtgtgtgtttgtgtacgtTATGTGTGTATAGCATTCACAGCCAAAGGGGAGAAGGGGGTCCTATCTGTGCCTAAGGGCTGCCCCcctccaccccccaccccctcccctccaACGCACCCTCACCATGCGCCCTATTGAGACCTAAGGGAGCGTGAACAATCACTGCAAAACCAAAGAGCTAAGTCCTCTTGTTCTACAAGCCCAATTTTCGGGCGAACCCAACCCGCCCCCTTGGACCGGCGGCCCGGCCCCGCTCGTCAGAGGTTGCCGGGCTTCGTTAAAGCGAGCCGGGCTCCTTTTATGGTCTTATTTAATTAGCCATTCCACAGTAAACTGCCATTCGGCACCAACGCGACCCCCCCCGATCCTCCGCCTCCTTCGTCACCCGAGTCTCCGCAATCCGTCTATCATCGGCTTCCATTTCCCATTGGCTagcaaaaacatttcaattgAAAAAGTGGCTTATTATTTATGGCATTTCTTGGGTTACACGAGCGGGAAGTTTGCCGCCGCAATGTTTGTGCGGCATTTCCCAAATTTGGTGAAATAGCTGACCCAATGCTGGGTCCAAAAGGGGTGGAGCTAATGCTGGGTTACTTATACCCAGCGTCTTGGGTTGAGGGTTTGAACCACTGGGTTTTGATCCAACCAAAAAAAGCTTAAAAACTAGGATTAGTGATGAGTTAATGGGTTCCGGGTTATTAATGTACACACgtaaaactgctgggtcaaaagttGGACTGACCCgctaacttgggtcaatttgaaaaacccggttttgtacaaaacaacccaaagttgggtcaaattgaaccAAGTTGGTGAGTCAGTCcgatttttgacccaaattgggttttTGACCCAATAGTTGTAGTGTAGCTGTGGATGAAAATAGTAACAATTTATCTTCCAACattttgaaagaagaagaaagcttgCCACCACACTCTAAAACCACTtgggtgaggaaaaaaaaaaaaaaaaaaaaaaggctttgctTTATGCGCAAAACAACCTTAAAATTGTGTCTAATTGACCTGTTAGCAGGTCGGtctatttttgcatttattttttttaaacccaaattggattgttttgagaaaattgggtcaagttgggtcaaatgtacCCAATactatgtgctgaggttggatcccaaaaacacggAGACAAATAAGaccttaactatttattcacatcgagatgCGTGGAACAAACGAGActggacgagaaacaacgagaggtgcacagaggaacagaggtaataatccgacaaaaacacacaattctcagacaggcttatgtagacaacgaatcgatctgattggctgtggctagacatgtgggtaacaggactgacatggtattatcaaatttggctgttgaccagataaagagatttaagattcctgacatcacatagctcctgacatcacataggcgtcttaccagttgaaacgagatgctggttacatcagttcaaaacagacacttgacctcacggtcatgacccaaacataacccttgcatggcccaagcataacccttacatgaccctagtcatgacacccAAGTTAGCGAGTCAGTCCAATGttcaacccaaattgggttgtttttgacCCAGTAGTTTTAAGAGTGTAGCTGTGGATAAGAATAGTACCAATTtaactaccaacattttgtcatAAGAAGAAAGATTGTCGCCACTCTATAAAaccactaaaaaataaaaaataatttttttttaaaaatgggtcAAACGATTCACTGCttaggtcaatttgacccatttttgggggtatgttttgtgcaaaacaacactaaaagttgggtcaaatggacCTAAGTTGGtcggtctatttttttttttttttaatccaaattggtttgttttgagaaaattgggttccatccatccattctcttaaccgcttgctgCTCACAATGGCCGCGAGGGGTGCTGGATCCTATCCgagttggctttgggcagtaggcggggcacaccctgaactggtttccggccaatcgcaggaaaattgggttgtttggacaaaacaacccagaatgttgggtcaaattcacCTAAGTTAGCGAGTCGGCTCAATTTTTGGCCCATATTGGGttgtttttgacccagcagttttaagagtgtagttttcccacaatttgaaatttgaattgcAGGCGAACAGATTTAacggtcaataaaaaaaaaaaaaaaatgccaagatCTTCAACATGAGTTTTCACaaccaaaaatgtaatttacgtGTCGAGTAAGATCCAGCCAGCCGGTCCTGAGCTACTCCAATACACTTAGATAAGTAACTACATGTATATTTTTCATATGTAGtatattacttaaaaaaaaaaaaaaaaaaaaaaaaaaaaaaaagcgaagcgTGGAGAATCTCTGTCACCAAGTGTTCATTATCAACAGCCACCTAGCCTTTTTTCATGAACAAACTTCATGTAAACTCAACTAAATAATTACTCAAAGCAAATTCAGTTCTCTGCTCTGTTTTGATCTGATCCTgaaattgagtcatttttctataaaattgttttcattgGCGATCGAAAATGAAAAGAACCACTGACACATGGACCTCCTCTGCTCACTGTGAGTTTTGCAGAGGAAGGGGGGCGTGCCGCTATAGCCCCCTTAGGGGTGGGCTCGCTTGCTCCGCGGACATCCTTACGGCCCGCGGAGGGAAGACAATGGACGCCGACCGTCCTACAGTAACCGGCTCAGCCCGACTGTCCCCGCTGCCCACTGAGCCGTCTTTCCTGGCATCCTAATCATAGACCACATGACCACCAAGACGCATGCAGAGACAGCTAAGCAGGAATTTCCTCTGTACAACCTGACATATGTGGGGACTTATTACACTACAATATgaattaattgtgggaatgctgaagcatgtgatttttattttccacacttttttgccgcctaacaactcccacattatACTTCCAAttgacattgttcaaatttcaactcgcttcaaaaattcatcaatcgtctgattccacgttacttacactttgcataatttaaccttaaatataaacttttccccattcattttaaatgggacagttattgaactttttttaagtattacttttcacgcccacttccatatatataatttatcatcattaccaggtgtctgatactgctcggtggcacagttgataAAGCGCAttttccagtaaccaggaggttataatttcataatttatctctcaattggcttcatgagcattccacatgcattcagctactagcattcagctttcagcattcccacgcaatttctccagaaatcgcactttgtctagttgtaacgtgtatttgttacatgttttgatgcatttttatgctttataaaacatttatgtcttcattttgggaggcttggaacggattagggcatttacatggaaaatgtgtctCTGCTTACAAACTTTTCtagttaagaactttcttccagaaccaattaatttcacaagtagaggtaccactgtacacataaaattgaccttaaatATGAACaataatgcaatttttttaacCCCCCAATATCTTAAATAAATGGAATAAATTTCCAATAAGTGTTTTCAACGAAAATCTTGGATACTAACAAACCTGAACCGagataatttatctctcaatgtgctttcagcattcccacgcaatttctccagaaattgcacttttgtctagttgtaacatgtatttgttacatgttttgatgcatttttatgctttataaaacatttatgtcttcattttgggaggcttggaacggattagggcatttacatggaaaatgtgtctCGGCTTACAAACTTTTCtagttaagaactttcttccagaaccaattaatttcataagtagaggtaccactgtacacataaaattgaccttaaatATGAACAATACTGCAATTTTTTTAACCCCCCAATATCTTAAATGAATAGAATAAACTTCCAATAATTGTTTTCAATAAAATTTTTTGGATGCCAACAGCAAACCTGAACCGAGATAATTTAtttctcaatgtgctttcagcattcccacgcaatttctccagaaattgcacttagtctagtcggaaaaccttttttttttttatttcttttttttttaatagtgtcaTTGAATTGAGTTGCAGCCACTCAAGAGCACTCCCATCCAGAGCAGCAGCCACATTCAGACTCTGCTGGATGAACGCCCTCTAGTGGCCAACCCAAAAGAGAGTCactaattgagaaaaaaaaaaaaaaaaggggagggggaataagaccataaaaaaagtaatatagCTCCGAAACGTTTTGTTTGTATTCCGGGCCTGTTGAGATATATGCACCAGCATGGCCCATAATGAGCGCTTTGCATGGGAAAAGTTCCGTTCAGTTATCCCTGGCCATTTATAGCCTTAATTACGCGCCTATTTTGTGACCCCTGAGTTCAACGGGGCCAATTCCTGTGTAGACCCAAATCCTGATGAACAAAGGTGGAAtgtgatgcccccccccccctcccctcactACACTCCTCTCCCATCCATCCCGAGCTCAACAACCGTATATTGAAACTATTAGTGCATCTCACTCACTCGAATAAAGCAAGTCGAAGTTCGAATGTTGCTTGAAAAAGTGCGCGTTAGGTGATTGTGGCTGACATTTTCCACGTTGCGAGGGGCGGGGCTCGCCGCGGCGGCGGTGGGGGTGGCCCAAAGGGGCCACTGTCAATCAGTGAGAGTGGCCCGGGGTGGGCAGGGCCCCCTCTGACACTTTGTAACGTTCGGAGGGGGGATATTTAACTTGGGAGCGAGCGCCCACTCGCTTCCAGACACGCTCACCCACGCACGCTGTGTGCTTCGGCTCAACAGAAGGGCGCcaactctttcttttttttttccctcgctcactctctctctctctctcctcaccCCTCTCTCTCTAGTTCTCTCACTATCGCATACTCACGCACTCGCTCCTCCAGCGAGGAGCCACTCAAGTGGGGGAGCTTCTGTGGCAGCCACCGAAGCAGGATTTTGGGACTCTCGCCATGCATGAGAAGGAACTTCACTGAAAGTTGGACTCTCAAGTTTTTTGGGCTTCTTATTACGTGGAATAATAAGAATATTTGGAGTGTTCTCTTGGCTGGAAtacaacttgtattttttttgggagggcgAAGCAAGTGCGCGGACGGTGTCCCGCGAGGGCGCACGGTGGTGCGTTTAAGGGAAAAACGAAAAGCTGCCGTCATCGCCGGGCACCTTTTTGGAAGCGGCCCGCGTGTTTCCATGCAGCTCTGTCATCCAGTGACTGTTTCGCCGTGGCTTCAAGTGGTCCCAGTGGTAACCATGACAACCGAGAGCAGCCCCAAGTGAATCCGAGCGGGAGCTGCGCGAAGGCATCTCGGTtgaacactattttattttttttttggggggggtgggtgggggtgacGCACTCGCCGCGCAACCGGCAGACCGCGAAGTGGTCTATTTAAAACTTGTCAAATATATGAAGCGTCAAGCCGCCCTTTTGAAGTAGAAGTGTCACtcaactaacaaacaaaaaaaaaggaaaaaaacatggGCAGCTCTCACCCGCCGCTGCTGCTCTACATGCTGCTGTGCGTGCACGTCGGAGTGTGCCAGCACTACCTTCGCCTCCGGCCGTCCCCCAGCGACCACCTGCCCGTGCCCGACCTCAAGGAGGACCCCGACCCGGATTACGACCCGCGGGAGCAGGACTTGTCCGAGAGGACTCTTCGGAAGAAGCTGGGCAGCCACTTCGACCCCAACTTCATGTCCATCGGCGCgccggcggcgccgggcaacCACACGGCGCCAGACGTCAAGCTGCAGGGGCCCATGCCCAACGAGATCAAGAAGTTGGAGCTGAGCGAGACCCCCTACGGGAAGCGCGTCAAGGTGGGCAAGAAGGCGCGCAGGAAATTCCTGCAGTGGCTGTGGACCTACACGCACTGTCCGGTGGTGCACACCTGGAAGGATTTGGGGGTGAGGTTCTGGCCGCGCTACATTAAGGAGGGCAACTGCTTCTCGGAGCGCTCCTGCAGCTTCCCGGAGGGGATGTCGTGCAAGCCGGTCAAGTCCATCAACAAGATTTTCCTGCGGTGGTACTGCCAAGGCTTTTTGAGACAGAAATACTGTACGTGGATACAGGTGCAGTACCCGATCATCTCGGAGTGCAAGTGCTCGTGCTGATCCTTGAACGTGTGGAGTGGACTGGTTTCTATTGCACTGTTTAACTCTCTGCAGGAGGTGGGCACCATagcaaatctatttttttatatcgcattttaaaaagtgaaatgcCAACATTGTACATATTGGAAGAAGAATGCAGCTATTTTTTCTAATCGGACCAggaccatattttatttgtcaagCCTGAGACGTTTTGGGTGGAAAGGGGGCGGGGACAGCAGCACTTCATATggaagagctttttttttttttttgaagagacaTTGATGATGCATATGCTGCACCTCTCCAAGAGGTGaacgttctctttttttttttttttttttttgttcaactgACTGTTATTTCACTGCAATGCTGCCTAGAGTTTTTGTATATTAATATCAATATTAattaagttgaaaaaaaaaaaaaaaaaaaaaaaaaaaaaacacaagttgaGGTTAAAGATTATATATAAAGGCGTgaactcagcttttttttttcttttgggaaTACATAGTATTGTAGAAATAAAtctgtatgttttatttattattttaacgatTGTGAGTATAGAACATAAGGACAGAGAATAGCAGAATATaccagaaaaaaattaaatatgggAGATGTCTACTtgaattatcaaaaaaaaaaaaaaatgactcaaaaaataaacaactgaaaaCAGCATCCAAGTGTACATGTTATGGTCACGTTCCTAGCAATAAAGTCCATGTTTTCGTCATGCGTGTAATGGATGTCAaagtattgaattattttttttttttgcatgagtgcaGAAAGTTTTGTGATTTACAATCCGCGTGATGCGCATAGCAAACTGTTGTTTGGGGGGGCGGGGAAGGAGGCTGATGTGCATTCGACCCCCCCTGCTATGTCCGTGCTGCTGAGGTGTTAACATAATGGCTCAAATATGATGCAGACGTTTGAAACGCTGTCTGTCTGCAGGCTCTGGACGCCGCACACAAGTTCCACTGAGGTATTTGGAGACCGGCGCCTATTCTAGTCTGACCACCCGGCACTGACAGGagaggggggggaggggggggggtcttgGGG encodes the following:
- the nog2 gene encoding noggin-2, whose product is MGSSHPPLLLYMLLCVHVGVCQHYLRLRPSPSDHLPVPDLKEDPDPDYDPREQDLSERTLRKKLGSHFDPNFMSIGAPAAPGNHTAPDVKLQGPMPNEIKKLELSETPYGKRVKVGKKARRKFLQWLWTYTHCPVVHTWKDLGVRFWPRYIKEGNCFSERSCSFPEGMSCKPVKSINKIFLRWYCQGFLRQKYCTWIQVQYPIISECKCSC